In Desulfonatronospira thiodismutans ASO3-1, a single window of DNA contains:
- a CDS encoding FAD-dependent oxidoreductase, translated as MDFTFLCSGKPEPNGRKVAIIGSGPSGLSATGYLACAGYKVEVYDKLPKPGGLMVFGIPGHRIQPENIARGAEKLEKEFGVEFKLRTKICGSEPMHEETGDDMAYTYKSLGGRVEDNDAVLICTGTWKSRRMEIPGHELPGVYSGLEFLFPVRAASYEITNMDVPEIKGKKVVVIGAGFTAVDVVHAALTEGASQVNLVYRRSREEAPCGSMEFNMLEKQGAACMEHAAPLEIVGTDRVEGVRFAPCVMSEPDEAGKCRLTVQKEDSFIMDADIVVTAVGEMGTPPFAHDLGLDNVRKGEVKWLQMTSLDSVFVAGDVLMGPSKIGKAVYSGLKAAKSLDEWITLKDQGRLDEFQDEVIRREDLR; from the coding sequence ATGGATTTTACATTTCTTTGTTCAGGAAAGCCTGAGCCTAACGGCCGCAAGGTGGCTATAATCGGATCCGGGCCTTCGGGATTGTCCGCAACCGGCTACCTGGCCTGTGCCGGGTATAAAGTGGAAGTGTACGACAAGCTGCCCAAACCCGGAGGGCTTATGGTCTTCGGCATACCCGGACACCGGATTCAGCCGGAAAATATAGCCCGCGGCGCAGAGAAGCTGGAAAAGGAGTTTGGAGTCGAGTTCAAGCTGCGCACCAAGATCTGCGGATCAGAACCTATGCACGAAGAAACCGGGGATGATATGGCCTACACCTACAAGAGCCTGGGAGGCCGGGTGGAGGACAATGACGCTGTTCTTATCTGCACCGGCACATGGAAGTCCAGGCGTATGGAAATTCCTGGTCACGAGCTGCCTGGAGTCTACTCCGGGCTGGAGTTTCTGTTTCCGGTACGGGCCGCCAGCTACGAGATCACCAACATGGATGTGCCCGAAATAAAAGGCAAAAAAGTCGTGGTCATTGGAGCAGGATTTACTGCCGTGGATGTCGTCCATGCCGCTCTTACCGAGGGAGCTTCCCAGGTAAACCTGGTTTACCGCAGAAGCCGGGAGGAGGCCCCCTGCGGCAGCATGGAATTCAACATGCTGGAGAAACAGGGCGCTGCGTGCATGGAACATGCAGCTCCCCTGGAAATTGTGGGCACCGACAGGGTCGAGGGGGTCAGGTTTGCGCCCTGCGTCATGTCTGAACCAGACGAAGCAGGAAAGTGCCGCCTGACGGTCCAGAAGGAAGACAGCTTTATCATGGATGCGGACATAGTGGTTACGGCAGTTGGTGAAATGGGAACCCCTCCCTTTGCTCACGACCTGGGCCTGGACAACGTACGCAAGGGCGAGGTCAAATGGCTGCAGATGACCAGCCTGGATTCGGTTTTTGTAGCCGGAGATGTGCTTATGGGTCCCAGCAAGATCGGCAAGGCGGTATACAGCGGGCTCAAGGCAGCCAAGTCTCTTGATGAATGGATCACCCTCAAGGACCAGGGACGCCTTGATGAATTTCAGGATGAAGTCATACGCAGGGAGGATTTGCGCTAA